The region TTTTTGTTAGATGGCATATGCCAAATATTCCTACTCATCTTAGCATCGACACATACCGCATCAAGGTTAGCGGAGAAGTTGAAAATCCTCTCTATGTATCACTTAAAGAGTTAAAAAACGACTTTGAGCAAGTAGAACTAACGTGCGTAATGCAATGCGGTGGAAATTCTCGCTCAGCCTTTGTTCCAACAACAAGTGGCATCCAGTGGGGAAATGGAGCTATGGGTTGTGCGAAGTTTAAAGGTGTAAGACTAAAAGATGTTTTACAAAAAGCAAAACTTACCAAAGATGCAAGATGGATAGGACTTAACGGAGATGACAAAGCAGCCTTTCATAAGACTGAAAACTTTATGAGAGAGCTTGAACTCCATGAGATAAAAGATGATGTAATCATAGCTTATGAGATGAATGGCGAAGATTTACCATACTTAAATGGTTATCCTGTTCGTCTTGTTATTCCTGGCTCATTTTCAGATAGTTGGGTTAAGATGCTAAGCAATATTAGTGTTATGAAAGAGTATAAAGAGCTTTACTATATGGACACAGCTTATCGCATCCCAGACAATGAGTGCGAGTGTGAAGAGCCTGATAATTATTATGAAAAAACTA is a window of uncultured Sulfurimonas sp. DNA encoding:
- a CDS encoding molybdopterin-dependent oxidoreductase is translated as MQRRDFFKLSLVASAVALTNSASATTRQPLDSQRISDVAFPEKRPLITYSDRPPILESPIEVFTKAITPNDEFFVRWHMPNIPTHLSIDTYRIKVSGEVENPLYVSLKELKNDFEQVELTCVMQCGGNSRSAFVPTTSGIQWGNGAMGCAKFKGVRLKDVLQKAKLTKDARWIGLNGDDKAAFHKTENFMRELELHEIKDDVIIAYEMNGEDLPYLNGYPVRLVIPGSFSDSWVKMLSNISVMKEYKELYYMDTAYRIPDNECECEEPDNYYEKTKPITTMNIKSVIGYPTSKTKIDINSNVTLKGVAFDSGHGIKEVLISVDAGESWQASELGKELSLHAFREFRFSFRPKSKGNITLMAKAVNNIDEEQPFAKNILWNHGGYKYNGIDSVTITVI